A region of Neovison vison isolate M4711 chromosome 7, ASM_NN_V1, whole genome shotgun sequence DNA encodes the following proteins:
- the LOC122914347 gene encoding olfactory receptor 4A47-like has translation MKKMALNSSVTYFVLLGLTQDPKEQKILFVMFLLFYILTVVGNLLIVVTVTVSKSLDSPMYFFLASLSFMDVIYSSSISPRLISDLLFAENTISFQSCMTQLLTGHFFGGSEVFLLLAMAYDRYVAICKPLHYLVIMRQWVCVVLLVVSWVGGFLHSITQVITICRLPFCGPNVMDHFLCDMYPLLKLVCTDTYVIGLLVLANGGLICSIVFVLLLISYGVILNSLKHLSPERRWKALQTCGSHITVVVFFFVPCIFMYVRPAKTFAIDKSLSVFYTVITPMLNPLIYTLRNSEMTNAMKKLWGRNFVSLSR, from the exons ATGAAAAAA ATGGCATTAAATAGCAGTGTAACTTACTTTGTGCTCTTGGGCCTCACCCAGGATCCAAAGGAACAGAAGATCCTTTTTGTTATGTTCTTGCTCTTCTATATTTTGACTGTGGTGGGAAACCTGCTCATTGTGGTGACTGTAACTGTCAGTAAGTCCCTGGACTCACCTATGTACTTTTTTCTTGCTAGCTTATCATTTATGGATGTCATTTATTCATCTTCTATTTCTCCCAGATTGATTTCAGACTTGTTGTTTGCAGAAAATACCATATCCTTCCAATCTTGTATGACTCAGCTATTAACAGGACACTTTTTTGGTGGATCAGAGGTCTTTCTTCTGCTGGcaatggcctatgaccgctatgtggccatctgcaagcccttGCATTACTTGGTGATCATGAGGCAGTGGGTGTGTGTTGTGCTGCTGGTAGTGTCCTGGGTGGGAGGTTTTTTGCATTCAATAACTCAAGTTATCACTATTTGTAGGCTCCCATTTTGTGGTCCCAATGTCATGGATCATTTTTTGTGTGACATGTACCCCTTATTGAAACTGGTCTGTACTGACACGTATGTCATTGGCCTGTTAGTGTTAGCCAATGGAGGGCTGATCTGCAGTATTGTGTTTGTGCTCTTGCTCATATCTTATGGTGTCATCTTGAATTCTCTAAAACACCTTAGTCCAGAAAGGAGGTGGAAAGCCCTCCAGACCTGTGGTTCCCACATCACTGTGGTGGTCTTCTTCTTTGTTCCATGTATTTTCATGTATGTAAGACCTGCTAAGACCTTCGCCATAGACAAATCATTGAGTGTGTTTTATACAGTTATAACTCCCATGCTGAACCCATTGATCTACACCCTGAGAAATTCTGAGATGACAAATGCTATGAAGAAGCTCTGGGGAAGAAATTTTGTATCTTTGAGTAGATAA
- the LOC122914348 gene encoding olfactory receptor 4A47-like, whose translation MEPRNNVTYFVLLGLTQDPKEQKVLFVMFLLFYIFSVVGNLLIVVTVIVSKTLGSPMYLFLANLSFMDVIYSSSICPRLISDLSSGENTISFQSCMTQLFTEHFFAASEVFLLLVMAYDRYVAICKPLHYLVIMRQCVCVVLLVVSWVGGFLHSVIQVITIYGLPFCGPNVIDHFFCDMYPLLKLICTDTYVIGLLVVANGGMICTIVFAFLLISYGVILYSLKNLSPEGRRKALQTCGSHITVVVFFFVPCIFMYARPAKTFPIDKSLSVFYTVITPMLNPLIYTLRNSEMTNAIKKLWRRNTMSFSR comes from the coding sequence ATGGAACCAAGAAACAATGTAACTTATTTTGTCCTCTTGGGCCTCACCCAGGATCCAAAGGAACAGAAGGTCCTTTTTGTTATGTTCTTGCTCTTCTATATTTTTTCTGTGGTAGGAAACCTGCTCATTGTGGTGACTGTAATTGTCAGTAAGACCTTAGGCTCacctatgtatttatttcttgctAACTTATCATTTATGGATGTCATTTATTCATCTTCCATTTGCCCCAGATTGATTTCAGACTTATCGTCTGGGGAAAATACAATATCCTTCCAATCTTGTATGACCCAGCTATTTACAGAGCACTTTTTTGCTGCATCAGAGGTCTTTCTTCTGCTggtgatggcctatgaccgctatgtggccatctgcaaacccTTGCATTATTTGGTGATCATGAGGCAGTGTGTATGTGTTGTGCTGCTGGTAGTGTCCTGGGTGGGAGGTTTTCTGCATTCAGTAATTCAAGTTATCACTATTTATGGGCTTCCATTCTGTGGCCCCAATGTCATTGATCATTTTTTCTGTGACATGTACCCCTTATTGAAGCTCATCTGTACTGACACGTATGTCATTGGCCTGTTAGTGGTGGCCAATGGAGGGATGATCTGCACTATTGTGTTTGCGTTCTTGCTCATCTCTTATGGTGTCATCTTGTACTCTCTAAAGAACCTTAGTCCGGAAGGGAGGCGGAAAGCCCTCCAGACCTGTGGTTCCCACATCACTGTGGTGGTCTTCTTCTTTGTTCCTTGTATTTTCATGTATGCAAGACCTGCTAAGACCTTCCCCATTGACAAATCATTGAGTGTGTTTTATACAGTCATAACCCCCATGCTGAACCCACTGATCTACACTCTGAGAAATTCTGAGATGACAAATGCTATAAAGAAGCTCTGGAGAAGAAATACCATGTCTTTTAGTCGATAA